From a region of the Zingiber officinale cultivar Zhangliang chromosome 10B, Zo_v1.1, whole genome shotgun sequence genome:
- the LOC122028650 gene encoding sugar transporter ERD6-like 5, with product MEVKEEGETGKPLMERKREKASASPSIWMVVASTAVAVSGSFEFGMSVGYSSPSQSGIMHDLNLSLPQYSLFGSILTIGAMIGAIFSGRVADLIGRKSAMAVSDFLCITGWTFIFLTKGIWLLDIGRLLIGCGIGLLSYVVPVYIAEITPKSLRGGFAAVNQLMICCGGSLAYLFGTVFTWRILAIIGTFPCFLQLMSLFFIPESPRWLAMVGSHQEFVAVLKRLRGKHSDVSQEAEEIMEFTVSLQRLPQSSMVDLFQKIYLHAVIVGVGLMILQQFGGVNAIHFYASEIFVSAGFSSGNTGMIAMVAVQIPMTTLGVILMDRSGRRPLLMVSAAGTCVGCFLVAIVFLLKDHDFPKDLTTALALGGILIYTGSFSLGMGAIPWVIMSEIFPLNMKGTAGSLVTFVSWAGSWVISFGFNFLMMWNSAGTFFIFASICGLTIVFVERLVPETKGRTLEEIQASMSFISSD from the exons ATGGAAGTGAAGGAAGAGGGCGAAACGGGGAAGCCGCTgatggagaggaagagggagaaggCTAGCGCTTCGCCTTCCATATGGATGGTGGTCGCCAGCACAGCCGTCGCGGTCTCCGGCTCCTTCGAGTTCGGCATGTCG GTAGGATATTCTTCACCATCACAGTCTGGAATAATGCACGACCTTAACCTTTCATTGCCCCAG TACTCTCTATTTGGCTCAATATTGACAATTGGAGCAATGATAGGTGCTATATTCAGTGGAAGGGTTGCAGATCTAATTGGAAGAAAAAGT GCAATGGCGGTTTCAGATTTTCTTTGTATTACTGGATGGACTTTTATTTTCTTAACAAAG GGTATCTGGTTGCTTGATATTGGAAGATTACTAATTGGATGTGGCATCGGTCTTCTTTCCTACGTG GTTCCAGTGTACATTGCTGAAATAACACCAAAGAGTTTAAGAGGCGGATTTGCTGCAGTTAATCAG CTAATGATATGTTGTGGAGGGTCACTAGCTTACCTGTTCGGAACTGTTTTCACTTGGCGTATTCTTGCAATTATAG GTACATTTCCATGTTTTCTGCAGTTAATGAGTCTCTTCTTTATTCCAGAATCTCCGCGATGGCTG GCTATGGTTGGTAGTCATCAGGAGTTTGTAGCTGTCTTAAAAAGGCTAAGGGGAAAACACTCTGATGTCTCTCAAGAAGCAGAGGAGATAATG GAGTTCACAGTAAGTCTTCAACGGCTTCCTCAGTCCAGCATGGTGGACTTGTTTCAGAAGATATACCTTCATGCAGTCATT GTCGGAGTTGGCCTTATGATACTCCAACAATTTGGAGGAGTTAATGCTATACACTTTTATGCAAGTGAAATATTCGTGTCAGCAG GTTTTTCATCCGGTAATACTGGAATGATTGCTATGGTTGCAGTGCAG ATTCCAATGACTACATTAGGCGTGATTTTAATGGATAGATCAGGGAGGAGACCACTTCTAATG GTTTCTGCCGCAGGAACGTGTGTAGGTTGTTTCCTCGTTGCTATAGTATTCCTATTGAAG GACCATGACTTTCCAAAGGACTTGACCACCGCGCTTGCTCTGGGTGGCATTTTG ATATATACTGGATCGTTCTCATTGGGTATGGGGGCAATACCATGGGTTATTATGTCAGAG ATATTTCCGCTGAACATGAAAGGAACCGCAGGAAGCCTTGTGACCTTCGTTAGCTGGGCTGGTTCATGGGTTATCTCATTTGGTTTTAACTTTCTCATGATgtggaactcagcag